The following coding sequences are from one Verrucomicrobiota bacterium window:
- the fumC gene encoding class II fumarate hydratase encodes MSAKPSYPAGTKTRIESDSMGDIEVPCDVYWGAQTARSLIHFNIGSNPMPPEIIKAFGILKKSAALANKDLGKLPAETCELICKSADEVITGQWNSHFPLNVWQTGSGTQTNMNANEVISNRAIEMAEGELGSKKPVHPNDHVNMSQSSNDTFPTAMYVAAACQIQEKLIPAVRLMRNGLAAKAKEFTGIVKIGRTHLQDATPVTLEQEFSGYVALLDADIERIEIVQKGLFRLAIGGTAVGTGLNAHPEFGDRAAKYIATATGLPFVSHTNKFASLSAHDELVFASGALKTLACSLMKIANDVRWLGSGPRCGLGELNLPENEPGSSIMPGKVNPTQSEAMTMVCVQMIGYDTAIGIAGSQGNFELNVFKPVMAFDFLHGLKLLSESCVSFQEHCVEGITVNREVIDGYVEKCLMLVTALNPVIGYDKAAKIAKKAHKEKISLKEAAIALEYLTAEAFDKAVVAERMTRP; translated from the coding sequence ATGTCAGCAAAACCCTCCTACCCCGCCGGAACAAAAACACGTATCGAATCAGACAGCATGGGCGACATCGAAGTGCCCTGTGATGTTTATTGGGGAGCACAGACCGCCCGTTCCCTCATCCATTTTAATATCGGATCGAATCCCATGCCCCCGGAAATCATCAAGGCATTCGGTATCCTCAAAAAATCCGCCGCCCTCGCTAATAAAGACCTCGGCAAATTGCCCGCGGAAACCTGTGAACTCATCTGTAAATCTGCTGATGAAGTCATCACCGGTCAGTGGAACTCCCATTTCCCTCTCAATGTCTGGCAAACCGGCAGTGGCACCCAGACCAATATGAATGCCAACGAAGTCATCTCGAACCGCGCCATCGAAATGGCCGAAGGTGAGTTGGGCTCGAAAAAACCGGTGCACCCAAATGACCATGTGAATATGTCACAGTCCTCAAATGATACATTCCCCACAGCGATGTACGTCGCTGCCGCCTGCCAAATCCAAGAGAAACTCATCCCCGCCGTCCGCCTCATGCGTAATGGGCTCGCCGCCAAGGCCAAGGAATTCACCGGGATCGTCAAAATCGGTCGTACCCACTTGCAAGACGCTACCCCTGTGACTCTCGAACAAGAATTCTCCGGTTACGTCGCCCTCTTGGACGCAGACATCGAACGCATTGAAATCGTTCAAAAAGGTCTCTTCCGCCTGGCTATCGGTGGAACAGCCGTCGGCACCGGCCTAAATGCCCATCCGGAATTCGGTGACCGCGCGGCAAAGTATATCGCCACGGCCACCGGCCTTCCGTTCGTGTCCCACACAAATAAATTCGCCTCCCTCTCAGCCCATGATGAACTTGTCTTCGCCAGCGGGGCACTCAAAACACTGGCGTGTTCACTCATGAAAATCGCCAATGACGTGCGTTGGCTCGGCAGCGGACCACGCTGTGGACTCGGTGAACTCAACCTTCCTGAGAATGAGCCCGGTTCATCCATCATGCCCGGCAAGGTGAACCCGACCCAGAGCGAAGCCATGACCATGGTTTGTGTCCAAATGATCGGTTATGATACGGCGATCGGTATCGCTGGTAGCCAAGGTAATTTCGAGCTCAATGTCTTTAAGCCGGTGATGGCTTTCGACTTCCTTCACGGGCTCAAGCTCCTCAGTGAATCCTGTGTCTCCTTCCAGGAACATTGTGTCGAGGGAATCACGGTCAACCGCGAAGTCATCGACGGTTACGTGGAAAAATGCCTCATGCTCGTGACCGCGTTAAATCCCGTCATCGGTTACGACAAAGCCGCTAAGATCGCGAAAAAGGCACACAAGGAAAAAATCAGCCTCAAGGAAGCGGCTATCGCCTTGGAGTACCTCACCGCAGAAGCTTTTGACAAAGCTGTCGTGGCCGAAAGAATGACCCGCCCGTAA